In Vanessa atalanta chromosome 9, ilVanAtal1.2, whole genome shotgun sequence, the genomic window atacgtataagattttatgtaaatgtctATATCATTCGAGGGTGCATTGAAAAAGTAGTCCTAAACTAGATTAACCaccaaaaataatactatactataGGTCGTaggttacttaataataaattactagaaCTAACCTCAAAGAAAATACACTactgattttgaaaaaaatattccataataaataaataaatcttgaagcctatattttaaaatgagaaatTAAGATGACTttagtacgccactccgaggtcccgggttcgattctcagCCTAGTCGATGtacaaaaagttcattagttttatatgttgtcttgggtctgggtttttgtggtaccgtcgttacgtctgattttccataacacaagtgcttgagctacttacattgggatcagagtaatgtatgtgattttgtcaaatatttgtttatttatttatattagaatgaCCAACGGAACTGGTCACGAGGACACCGAAATCatcatcattaaatttaaagggCGCAACGCTCCTTTAACTCTTTGCCTAGTCCAGTCTAATCAGTACAAAAAATCtcctttttaatttcattattattgacTGAACGTTTATTGTCAGCCAGTTGGAACATCgcctttatatatgtatatctattcaTGAAGTCTTGGCGtacttttattgattttgaaatatcttcactttacttggtggtagggcttagtgcaagcccgtctgggtgggtaccacccactcatcagatattctaccgccaaataacagtactctgttttttgtgttccggttagaaggatgattgagccagtgtaatcacaggcacaagggacacaacatcttagttcccaaggttggtggcggatAGGTGATGGAaggaaaggaatggttaatatttcttacagcgaatttatctatgggcggtggtgaccacttaccatcaggtggcctctatgctcgtccgccaaccaatgtcataaaaaaaaatcttcaattatAATCCATATAGTGTTTACGATATTCAGTTTTGTAGATAATGTAACGAACATAATTGTCAGAGATAAACCAATTGCAAATTCACAAACTAGTATTCTGACCAATCATTAATGGGCATTCAAGTCTAAGATCCgctgttatttaattatgaaagtcAGAAAGTATAAAAGTCAATAAAGGTGAACATTAGAGGTTAGACCCGACCTTTCTCATCATACAATTTCAGTCGAAATGTTCCTAAAATCACTATGAAAATACAAAAGATGTTGTAACAATacggaaataatttatttccgtATAATTTGacctctataataatatttcaattgttaaattttgGTTGTGGAATGTTTCTACACTTTCgggaataaatcaaaatcactcgtttttttttacattaacagcctgtttcccactgctgggctaaggctttctctttgaggaaaaggtttggggcatattccaccacgctgctccgatgcgggttggtgcaatacacatgtggcagaatttcgttgaaattagtcacatgcaggtttcctcacgatgttttccttcagcaccgatcacgagatgaattataacctcaaattaagcacatgaaaattcagtggtacctgcctgggtttgaaaccgaaatcatcggttaagatgcacgcgttctaaccactgggccatctcgttacttaacaaatattatctattttttttatatcgtcatTCAGTTATAtacgtgtgtatgtatgtgcAGTTACGCACACTAAAACAAATTGATGCAACACTCGTGATACTTATTCAAGcccataataattaaatgtgaagGGCGCACCTTGGTGAGATAATAGccttgtataatatatgtaaaatgtcAAACCAGTCGAAAATATAAGACCCTTGACGATTTCTAATACTCATATTATTTGTTGAATGAATTTCCACCCTTTTTTCGTGCAGGTGACACGTTACATTTCGAAtgatattagttataaaaatgctttaaattaaaatagatacgGAAACAAGTCACCACTTCCGAAACTGGCAATGtatgcaatattattaataattcactcACCCTActaatcagaacacaacaagaCCGATTATTGCTTTTTGTCggttgacggtagaatatctgatcaattggtggtacctacccagacgggcttgcacaaagcccttttttttttttttttttttttttttttttttttttttttttttttttttttttttttttttttttttttttttttttttctcgctggaaagacgcgttacgcgcttcccccacgtgatggaaggtgggggggtgtgtgggactccccggagccctggacgccgagtgcgcccaggtacgccgggtttacccactaaaaaaccagcggtaccctctccgtctttcggcgggcgccacgggatcgcttgcgcatgctaccgtgacgccctgacggtcggcccgcctatgcgggcctccaacacctagggggggttctcggggtactgagacccccctaGTCcccgcgacgcctattgaggcggggggagaaggtgcgcgtagcgcttcttcctcctccccggtcgtcttcggcggagcgggtctgcagcggcatcctcttcccgctcccgctccgcggcttccttctgcgacatcacgttttcgcagaaggagcgcatctccgaccaacacgtctcactaccgagcatttcgttgacgatgctcggcagcgagaggtctccgcccatagtcgccgcaagggtgtgcctctggggcctccacgcagcacactcactcagggtgtggtgcgccgtgtcgactggcgcaccacactcgtggcaggagggtgacacctcccgccgcgctatcccgtgcaggtacttaccgaagcatccgtgcccggtaagtacctgcgtcatcctgaaggtgagtgtgcccttcttcctctcgacccagcgactcaagtggggccggatcgcctccactgtcgccaggcccgccgtgggtgaccccagatcctcctgccatcgggcgatcagggctcgctgggctagagccctgatccgcccgacctccgccgaccctggacggtcgccgcggttcctcgcctcgacccggaaccggtacacttccgcgagcacctccgcctggagctcccagggtgGATCGCCctcgagaagtgtcgccgcagcccacgacaccgtacggtaccctctgatgcctctcaccgctatgaccctctgcggcttacgcagcagggcccggttgtcagcggtgagggcgtcgacccagatcggggcaccgtacagcgccatcgacctcactacgccggaatatagacgccggcatagcgatcccggcccccccacattcggaaggaggcggccgagagcggcggcggcgttgatgagcctcgggccgagatggacaaaatgctgcccgaagctccatcgaccgtccaggatgaggcccagatacttcatctgggcctgcaccttgatcaccgtcccccggacggtgatactcgcccctcgtgggggtccttgccgtggaccgtggaacaggagggcctccgttttggatatggagaccctcaagcccagcattcccatacggtccacggtgagagccgttccgacctcggcgaggcgtgccgcctcccgaaagtcccgcccagtcgccgtgacgagggtgtcgtcagcgtagcacaacacccccatcccgggaaggacgggagctcgcaggagccagtcgaaaccgacgttccacaggattgggccgagaaccgacccctgtggaacgccgcagcccacccgacgccggaccaacctcccatcgacccccgcccagaggacctccctgtcctggaggtacgcctccagcagcctcctgagataggtcggcaccccatggtatcggagtgcctcccgtatcgtctcgaaagggagactgttgaaggcgttcgccacgtcgagcgacaccgccaggacgacttgcccccgggccaccgcttccgtcgtccgagtcttcagggcgtccagggcgtccatcggccgaccttccttcggcaacaggaccaactttccttccttccaaggcttcggaaactgcccgctgcacaggcactcgtcgaacagctcccgaagccttgcacccaggaattccagggcgtcgcacagaacacgccctggaaccccgtccggacccggcgccgtgttcttggccctcaagcggccgagggccatctccatctcccgctccgtgatcagtggtggagccactgcgtcttcaatcacggagcggggggccatctgcggagggacatgctcgcctggatggggaaagagttccccgaccaggcgcaggaggagtcTCGGTGGCAGCGTCTCAGTCACGGGGGCGCCTTgggtgcggaactttccgcgtacgccgcggtacgggcgcccccacgggtctcgattgagacccgccagaagctcctccctggccctctccttggccttgcttatcgccagctgcagatcttttttcaactggcgataagcgtccagcatctgtccctccaggtccgtgtcgaggccgttgcgccttcgacagcggacgtaggccctccgcgcccggcagcacgtcgcccgaaggtcggcgatttcgggcgaccaccaatagacgtgccggcgcggaaccctgcgccgggtccgaggcatggccgcatcgcagacctccttgagcgaactgcgcatgcggcccgccagctcctctgcgctggcgccctccgtcctccctgCGGAACCCCAacgctgcacgatggcggcctccttgaccagctctcgatcgacctggccgagagaccacctcggcagcgtagtcggcaccctctggggttccgccggcctgcgagaggtggagatctcgaatcggatgtaccggtgatccgatagagtctccacctcctcctccactctccagtcgaccactctgcgtgcaacgacaggggtggcgaacgaaacgtccaccacggaacccccctgatgtcgcacgcaggtgtgtacctgccccctgttgagaagggacaggtcggagagcagggcccacacctggacggccctccctcgcggattcgtggcggggttgccccaggcacgcgactttgcgtttaagtcgccgagaaccagtataggtttcggcgactgcctggccaccgcagctctgactaagccgagataagtctcgaactcagccaggctgcggttaggggagaagtacgtaccgacgatgacgtactccccccaccccaccactacttagcccgagcccctctcgatgagtgagaggggggggcccgttccgctcctcgtgagaaccgccacggtgtcgtccgagtcccccagccagtgaggtaggggagggacgaaatagggctcgcaggccaccgccaggtctacctgccactccgccatggactgcagcagcaggtcctgcgctccggcgCAGTGGTTTACGTTCGTTTGGAGGAAGCTCAGTTGTCCGTGCATTTTTTGGTTCGTTGAGCTTCCTCCGAGGCCTGACGGCTACATTCAATTGGGGCGGCcctggttccttggaccgcCTTGCCTTTCGTGTGGGGAGGGTTGCAGTCCCTGCCACCCATCGAGTGCCCTGAGGGCCTCCCAGCCTCTGCACAGACTGCGCAGTGGGCTGGTGCAGAGCACGACGGTGCCAGGTGTCCCGCACCTCCACACCTGTAGCACAGCGAGCTCCTGTCAACCTTTGACGGCTCTCGTGTGCCCGAGGCCGAAGCACCGGAAACAGCGAAGAGGTTGCTGCTCTAGTACCCTGACTCTAGCAGAGCTCCATCCCACTAGGAACCTGCCACTGTTGGCGAGAGTCTTAGCCGCCACCGTTGGGCACCTCACTGTAGCCATGCCCACTCCCGCAGGACCTGTGCCGACAGTCCCGACCCGGACAGAGTCAACGGGGCAATTGCCAACCCTGGCTATGGCTGCGGCCAACTTGGTCTTTGTGACCGAGTCGTCCAGCCCCGTGATCCTCAACTCGGTCATCCTCACGGGTAGAACGACGTTGGCCACTCCATCCAGGGCGACGCGGAGCTTATCCGCCAGTCGCCCAGCCTGCTCCTGACTCTGCGACTTAGGCAACTCTAGGACCCTAGCACCGGTGGCAGCGCGGCGGATCTTAATGCCCTCCCCTATGCCCAGCTGCGCCAGGTCGACGCTCTGCTCGGCCTTCTCTAGCACCTGGGCGTACGTCACTCCCTTTTCCTCTGCCTCAGGCTGCAGAGAGATGATGACGGCAGCGGTGCGGGGCATGGATATTTTGCCCTTTTTCAATGTTACCGCCGGGGTGGTTGTGAGCTTGCTTGCCACTGGTGGGGAAGGTTTCTTATCCTTTTTCCCTTTCCGGACAACAGTGGCCCAACTTTCCTCCTGCCCCGTACCAGCTTGAGCTGAAGGGATGGGTGTCCTAGCTGCCGGTGGTACCGTTGCAGCCGGGGTTGTCCTATTGTTTTTGGACTGCTTCTGCTTTTTGGGAGCAGAAGCCGTGGGTGGCATCGAAGGCCTCGGCACGTCCAGCTCTACGGTTGTAGCTGGTGGACTGCTTACTCTCGGGGGAGGGAGTCTGGCGTCCAGCATCGCACCGATCGAGATCGTGATGAACTCTCTCAGTTCATCAATCATTGCATCGGTGGATGGAGTGGCCAGAGAAGGCCCACTCGAAGCCGTCATGGTCGCCCTCATGTCGGCAAACTCCCTCCTGTGAGCCTTCAGGTCCTCTTTGAGGTTTTCGACCTCCCGGCGCAGGCGGCTATTGTCCGCCTGCAGACGCCGTGTCTCTTCCGCCTCAGTGCGAGAAGAGAGGACCTCGACTATAGCCTGTAGGGCGGCAGCCGATTCCTTCAGGCTTTTAATATAGCCGAACTTAAGGTTGCCCGATTTTTTGGCAACCGTGAGGATAGCGGCTACGTTGCGCTCCGCCTCCGCGTGCAGCTCCTCCGCTCCGAGCGTCGCCGGGTCCGCCATGCTTTTTGTTACCGACGATGATGGCACTACTGCGTCCTTTCTTTCGGTTGGTGCCTTTTTAAAGGCACGGCTACGGAGCGCCCTCTCGAAGGCAACTTCTCGTTCCTCCTCCTCTTTTTCCTTTAATTCGGTCCTAGCCCGGGTGAGGCCGTTACCTTTAACTTCGCTGCGGCGGGGGGCAGCGGGTCTCGCCGACTTGACTCCCTCGTTTTCGGAGTCGGAGTCGTCCGTCTCCAGCGGTCGATGGTTTTTAACAGAGGCCTCCGAAGCGGTCTCCATCTCCGAGTCCATCTGGATTTAACAAATTTGGTCCCAGACTAGATTATCCCGCACGACAGGTACGGTCCATAGTTTTGTTTATGCTGCTACGTCATTTTTGTGTAGGGATCATCAGCTGGAGAAGAAAATGaccttattaaaagttaaaagttagCCTAATGTGTAACTGAAACGAGTCTAATTtggaaaaaatagaaaaatatttttgaatttcctTTACAAGGTCACCTGAGTCGATATACCAAATGACAAGAGGGAGGGTGGGCGGCcttttgcacaaagccctacaccaAGTaaactgtaattatataattctctCAGTTTAGTTGAATTGCcgaatatacaatttttaaataagtaatgttaGTGATGTACGTTGTATGTGTATGTAGATAcgtgtcattttaaaattgcacTCATGCCATTGCCTAAGTAAGTTTCAAGCGTGACCCGCATAAACATTTTTGCTTATGCAGTCAAGACATCGTAGCTCTGAgtcatatttttgtaaatgcaaaaatataatacgatgttatttttataaattcgaaGCTGGTGAAAAATTTCGTAATATATTGTaccttttttctttctttatctttattaatgggttagttttgttattcattttgaatttattaactcATAGagaaactataattattagaaaCTTTTTACAAAATCATTGACAATAGAAAACTCAATTTATGAGAATTACTTTTGTAAACCAAAGTGCATTCGCacgccactaaatatactacagaatttcttacagcgttcaCAGTTTtccagtcgttagacaatacaagccgctatgtctctgcgttttaaatctgtaatatcttcgaaaatattcatttaaatcacaTGATGCAATTagggtcatattgatctatattaaaggtatttaaggtacttaattggatacggattaatgttgtattgcttaaaatcgcttggaaaataagccattatttctcttaaaaagtaaaggataaaaaattgttattgtgggttatccctaagagatagacatataccttttttgaagatctttttaaggtgtacaatactgtaagacattattttgatctatcgcgtagggttgagccagcacttgcaatgtaagcgtaaaatgtgaaaaaaatgtgtttatttaagacatcACTTTGGAAAGCTATAAAATGATcagtatttctctactatacTGTAAATGTATTAGACatttaaaccttcctcttgaatcaatctatctttcaaaaaccgcatcaaaatccgttgtgtaatattaaagttctaagcatacatagggacagagagcggtaaacgactttgttttatactatgtaatgataatgatgagCATTTATGAGGTTTACGTGCTATCTTAGAAACTGATGTACAGACGAACAAGTAACTTGTAAGTTGTTGTTAGTACACTACCAGACTCCAGGCTGATACTGAGAATTGCTAcagaaaaatctaataaaattaacttatgttCGAACGCAGAGCTCGAAAACTGCGGTCTTATAAACTCGACCAATAAATAAGTCAAATGATTTCAAGAAAAAACtatagagaaaaatatatataataaagaacaaGTCTATAttgtctaattaaatattatataatactcagtttcttgccggttcatctcggtagaatctacattccgaaccggtggtagctttactttaaatagtttgttaaatgacgattcaaaagtgcttgtaaaagcctacttgaataaagtatattttgatttgatttgattgaaaaactgattgaaaatcaaaatatgaacATTTAATATCATAGTTAAACCACCACCACACCACCCACCGTTGAAGCTGaaatgtaagtaataatttaagtggtagctatgttaccgcgtttcgtctggtatgtgagagtcccggaggcccgatccccccctcccccttaaacatgatggctgtgacaaaaaaaaaaagttaattatctGTGCCTGTTGTATTACACTAGCTCACCTAATCAAACCAGAAGATACATCTCTTAAATAAAGGtgaaatttaaaagtacattcaTTCTTATTGATTTTAGCATTTTGGTACCTTAAGCGAGCAAAGGGATTGAGCATATAAACTATCAACCAGTATTTACcaccactcataatatattctactgctaagCTGCAAAACTTAGTAATGTTTCCAGTTCGAGGgttgggtgagccagtgtaactacaggcataagggacatagcATGTTAGTTAGTAGTAGTTGGTGGAGCATTTCTTGTCTTAGGAACTATGATGATGAATAAAAATGCTAAAATCACGGCGCCTATGTCAAAGGAtagtggtgaacacttacctcCAGGGGTTTTTCCTACTAACTTCTAGAGAAATAGATCATGAATGAGTAATATTAGGTGCCAATTTCGCTTATTTTTCAACGGTAATTTTAAATCGTATTCAGTGTAAAACTACATATAAAAGTTTTCTAAAACAAgttcatttttgtataaaagtatttatttcactttatcTAACTCGGATCCAAGCAACACGTAACAGTCTTCAAGGAAAACTTTGAAGTATCtcgttcaattaatattatagatcaGTAGCTGAAGTCTTTCTAGAATATATAGAAATTCtaggatataaaaataaaaaaaaaaaacatttatataaatttttatatatacgttttattcGGGTGATTATAAGGAGAGACTAAAACATTGTGAAATTAGTTTCTATTACTAacccttaatgtttgtgttgttctaggttacggattaacaaggaaattactactactatatttgactttaaaatttaattgagtttgttatctcaaccataccgatcaatctcattcgtgtcttctccatcctacgtgacattggcgaaataatctgtgccctatggcacaactaaaagccattaaactaagaattgaattgaattgaacatTGTGAAAAATGGTCTGATACACATCGACtaaaatatggaaaaatatttttaacacctaatcgaaaatgttatattttatctttttgtgAACTTTTGTTATCAATGTGTCCTAAAAGTACTCAATACTCTTTATATactatacttttatattgaaataatacaagagtatttaattaatatattatttatattaatgtttttttaggggtttttttatgtcatatgtggcaaacgagcaggaggctcacctcatggaaagtgactactaccgcccatggacatctgcaacaccggggggcttgcaggtacgTTGCCGGCCGTAAAaggtgtaattttatatttagtagcaAAAAAATGTGGCCAACTCGGAACGCCTAGTGAgtcgaa contains:
- the LOC125066437 gene encoding uncharacterized protein LOC125066437; this translates as MDSEMETASEASVKNHRPLETDDSDSENEGVKSARPAAPRRSEVKGNGLTRARTELKEKEEEEREVAFERALRSRAFKKAPTERKDAVVPSSSVTKSMADPATLGAEELHAEAERNVAAILTVAKKSGNLKFGYIKSLKESAAALQAIVEVLSSRTEAEETRRLQADNSRLRREVENLKEDLKAHRREFADMRATMTASSGPSLATPSTDAMIDELREFITISIGAMLDARLPPPRVSSPPATTVELDVPRPSMPPTASAPKKQKQSKNNRTTPAATVPPAARTPIPSAQAGTGQEESWATVVRKGKKDKKPSPPVASKLTTTPAVTLKKGKISMPRTAAVIISLQPEAEEKGVTYAQVLEKAEQSVDLAQLGIGEGIKIRRAATGARVLELPKSQSQEQAGRLADKLRVALDGVANVVLPVRMTELRITGLDDSVTKTKLAAAIARVGNCPVDSVRVGTVGTGPAGVGMATVRCPTVAAKTLANSGRFLVGWSSARVRVLEQQPLRCFRCGGAGHLAPSCSAPAHCAVCAEAGRPSGHSMGGRDCNPPHTKGKAVQGTRAAPIECSRQASEEAQRTKKCTDN